The DNA region AAACATGGAGGCTTATTTCCCTGTATGTTTGACCTTCTTTGGACGATTTACGTTGCTCTTTAGTCTCGTTTTgaattacttttacattttgtttaaatcgCAAACAAAACccacataaaaaacacagacattattttcatctttattattattatcatctttaaaaaaaaaattacgctataaatttacacatttataaCTTTACACTTTAACGCAAAatcaaaatcttcaaaaaaactgaaagaaatgaagaaaaaaaacttaatcacTTAATCAAAAACTTAATTTGCCGTAGCATTTGTGTTGTATCTCGTCAATCTTGTCGAAGTAAGTAACCATTCCTTCACCAGTCTTTGCATGTAACCTCTCTGATTAGGGTTACTTGAGTAGAAGCattccaacagatccacattttcatctctcaCCCATGTTCCAGTAGCCCATTTGTCAAGGTTCCCCAACACCTGATGCAGACCTTGTTTGGCCGGGCGACGACTGAGCATCTTAGTATCTCTCATGGTATGAGGTAGGCAGTAGCTTGAAGGATCTTGCCTAAGGACCCAGACTGGATTCGAACCCCCGCCCTCTCGGATGATATACTGATGCTATCCAGTCAGCTATATAACTGactggatatatatatatatagccttggatatatatatatatatatatatgtgagaGAGTATACAGTATTATGTTGACAAAATAAGAGTAATTCCACATGCACCTCTTGATCTGAATTTGTTTGCCATCAGAACAAGCTGACTTGCTCCAGAGATCTCTTTCTTGTCCTTCTGGCTGGACTCTGATCAATAGTCGCTGCTTTCAATATGTTCAAAAAAGCATGACTTGGGCAAGAGCCGAGGTGATTTCCAATAACATTGTgctcttaatttcttttgttctttgctgAAGAAATCCAGCTACTTCTAACTTTTGTGTCTGTAGAGAAACTGTCTGTCCATGGGGGCAAACCTTGCATCAGTTCAGGACTTGAACGAGTACAATCAGATTCAGATTATAGTAACTGCAGCAGGTCACGGGGCCAAACAAGCATGGATTGGAGGCACTAATGCACAGGAGGTATTGTTAccagtacattttatttgttgtgtattttgtgaaacattgaataaaatgtgtcatCTGCTGTATGTTGTCTTCCAGGAGAGTATTTGGTTGTGGAGCGATGGAAGCCGTTTCGACTACACACACTGGTGTTCTGGACAGAATAATAATGATGGAGGCAACCAGCGCTGTTTACAGATAAACTATTCAGGTATAAGAAAATATCAACCCACTCTGTTTTATCGGTTGGTAAGATGACTCATGGGTAAAACTAATTTACTGTGCATGTGAACTTTTTAGTTGACCTGCATAAACATTTACTGAATTTACAGAAGGAgcttatattatttttcttgtggcAAAAGGGTTTTTATGATGTGAtgtgtgatttcttttcttgttcCTAGGTGCAAAGTGCTGGGATGACCTGGGGTCTAATCACAATCTGCCTTCTGTCTGCGCCAAGAAACCCTGAAAACTGTGAGGTTCCCAAAGAGGCCAGATTTAAAACAGAACCAGTGGAGGGTCagtgctttttgtttctgttttcctgcctTTTTAACCTTCAGAAAACCCAGAGATATTTCTGCTTCTTTACTTCCTATAATTTCTCTCTTTAATGCAACCTAGAGAATGAAGCGACAAGCAAACAGCAACTGGATTGTCTCTCTGTAATAAGATCAGACTGAATGAGTCATAAGAAAGAATCATCTATGCAAAACTTTCTACTATTCTTTGgccaagcaaaataaaacttttacggtttattctgtctttgtgttttgttttgttttctgaaacattttctgtttcttgagAATCAGAATTTCTATCAATAGTTGGCTTATGTAATTatcaaaaattacaatattattaaTGAGATTATTAATAATGTTCAACTTTCTTTAGTTGAATCAGGAATTATTAAGTCAAACTTGTCAATATCTCGTGAACAAATGAATAACCTGATCAGGTTTTCTGGGTCAATAGAACCCCAGCATGTTGTACTATTTTACCTTTGTATGGAAGCCCAGAAAGCCCAaatgaaaaagataaaatcatCTTATAACATGggtatcaaactcattttcatttaggGCAatatcaagatcatgaatgtcctcaaagTACTGACTGAATTGATAAAAGCATCAGTTTGCCTACAGACACGATGAATATTATTATCAACTTTTGCAGATGTGCCCAAAGCTGGATGGCAGAAAGACGATTCTTTGACGTGCCATCCATAGCTGCGCTGCTGCAGTATAAAGACTCtgttaaaaaactttaacaggGAAAT from Xiphophorus maculatus strain JP 163 A chromosome 14, X_maculatus-5.0-male, whole genome shotgun sequence includes:
- the LOC111610903 gene encoding ladderlectin-like produces the protein ICLPSEQADLLQRSLSCPSGWTLINSRCFQYVQKSMTWARAERNCLSMGANLASVQDLNEYNQIQIIVTAAGHGAKQAWIGGTNAQEVFIWLWSDGSRFDYTHWCSGQNNNDGGNQRCLQINYSGAKCWDDLGSNHNLPSVCAKKP